Genomic DNA from Candidozyma auris chromosome 1, complete sequence:
TCTAAAACTTACAATCACATGATGGATCTCACTTCATATTTGCATTCCATCATAGTCTATGGTAAGTTTAAGgttgatggctgcgaaaaaacGCTTAACATGAAGACACATCTTATCAATCGAAAATCGAAGGATctgagtttgagaatatGTTGCAAGTATGCTTACCGTTTTCATGAGACATCATATCGTCATCCTCTACAATTTACACCAGGTCTTGACTGTGCGGTCCCATCCACAACTCACAATGTACGTTCCCTGTTTCCCAATATCACAGCTCATTACCTTATCATTATGACCTTTAAGTGTCAGCACGTTTATCCAGTTATCTGCCGACCATAGTTTTACCGTCCCGTCATAAGAGCTCGTGGCTAAGAACGTTCCCGCAACGTTTAGGGTCGAAGGGTTTTCGTCACTTTCGTCTGTCACTGCAATTGCCAATGGGCCCAGATTATTTTGAAAGAATCTAACCTCGCTTACTAGCTTAGTGTGCGCTGGGATCAGAAACAACTGGGTATCTACGTTGACACTGGTGAGCTTCCGCATATCCCATATTTTGACTGAACAATCACCACTTGCTGATGCGAGATGCTGACCGTTTGGTGACCAGTCCATAGAATATAAGCCCTGAATGTGGCCATTGAGAACAGCAATAGATCTCCCTGATCTCAAATCCCATACTCTgccaacaccatcaagaTCACCTGTTGCTATGAGGCTCCCGTCGGGATGAATGGCACACGCATAGACCTCCTTGGAATGaccttcttgctcaacaagttctAGTTCTTTCTCGATATCCCAAAACTTCCACGTTTGGTCAAACGATGTGCTCGCCAAATAGTGACCGCTGGGATGGAATGCAACCTTTGGTACCCTTCTTTCACTGgctttgagtttgagttGAGGTTTGACaatctcatcttcattatACCTCCATAGATTAACATAACCTTCTGCACCACCAGTAGCGAGAATGGTAGAGTCGGTGGGGTGCCAATCTAGAGCACTGACTTTCTCCGTATGGTATCCACTTCCCGACTTTCCCTTCTGAGAGAGTAAATTCTCCTCGTCCCTTTTGAGAAGGTAAACGTTCCCATCCCATGACCCGCATGCGATCACCGTGTCATCGCAGTTGGCTCTCACAACCGATATTGCACGGGTATTGCCTTTAAGAACATCTGTCCCGTTCAATTCATAATCGCCTAATGTACTGTTGATGTAACGCCTGTGTTTGAGAACTTTAAACGAATCATACGTCTTtgcctcctccttctctttgtttACTCTGGCAATCGCACGGTCTACCGAGTACTTTAGAATCTTCTTGCGAGCATCTTCTAGCTCCTCGCTGCCCGGCGTGTAAAActcctcatcgtcatcttcatcttctgaTGCCATACTCTCATCTTCAGTCTGTTCTATTTCAGCGAATTCAATGTTTGTGTGGGGTCGCTCTTGCAAAAATCGTAGTAGACGCTCTCGTCTCTCAGATGGcccttctccaaagaatGTGATGGGTTCCCCCAATTTCCTGAGAACAGTCCTCACTTCACTATCTATTGTGGGCACATCTGTAACCTCAATGTTTCTTTTTAAGGTCCGGGGATCGTTCACGACCGGAATTTCGTCGTTTTGCATGAAGAATGAGTAGGCGATGGAACCTTGAACTGTTCAACAGCGGGTCAGGTCATGTGACACCATTTTCAAATACACAATCTATCAAACACAATGATAACTTGTTTTACATATTTGGACGAGGTCAGTGCTCACATTCCAATTTCAATACTACTTTCAATACATTTGGCGCTGGTTGTGGCTTCTTGGTGTACGCTGCTGATGTCTGTAtatttggctgcgaaaagtcTCAGTGGTTCCCAGAAACGATCCTCTGAGCAAACTGGGCAAAGTTCTCTGTGTCGTTCACCATCTCGTCCAAATCTGGCTGACAGAAAACTGCCAAAGTGTTCCTGGCTATGCGTGGAAGTGATGTTCCTTGAACATAGTGGGGGACTGCTTTGAAAAAACCCTTAGAGATCTCCTGCAAAGCCTGTCCGCTTTGGAAAGCAAGGCAATCCTTGGGAATATTCACTTTTTGTACTTCCCCATGTCTGTTTTTAATGTACAAACCAGCTTCAGGGTCAGGCAGTTTGGGCAAAGCCGTGGTGGTACCATTGGACtcttcaaggaagagagCAGAAGTCAACCCGGTGAGACAGGAATGATCGAGATGTTCACCACACCAATCGTCGTTATTACCCTTCGACTCACCGCTGTTAGGGAAATAGTGAAGCAAGCGGGCCTTTGTGCACGTGGACTCCCTGATAATCCTCTGAAGAAAGTTCTTCTCGTACTTTTCAATGTGCATGCTGATGTAGTGATCGCAATTCTTCGCAACCTTTTCCGCTGtgctgatgatgaggtTTATCAACTGCTTGGCGTCAGCCTTGAACGTTTCTAACCCAGCTATTGTATCTGCCGGCCACACATTTGGCAGAACGTACGtcttgaagtctttgaACTTTTCCACTAAAGCGGCCTCTGGACCCTCAAGCTGGTCGTTCTTGTAGAACGCACAATTGACATAGTAAGAgcccttgttgaagtcagGCTCTCCTGTTTTGCTCAAGACTTCCTTGCCACAGGACCAACCTGTGAGCCACATTGATTCTGGCAGCTctaacttcttcaactcatccTGTGGTAGGTTGGCAAGAACAGAAatactttgaagaactttgTGTCTCAACGCCTTGAAGTGCTCAGGTAAATCCTTTACTATGATTATACCAAGAGAATCGGGGCCGAATGCCTTGTTCAACGTATCGAAATCAAGCCCCTTTGTGAGCTCCTCGAGTGTTACAGATACAGCTTCTGAAGACATGAGCGAAAGTTGGTGTAGAGAATAACTCTCAGGGCGATGTGTACCccatatatatatataaatATACGGCAATAATTGTGCAGTGCTATGGCACTAGCCCTGCGCTATGCTTTCTAAGCTGAGGATTTTATCGTGCCAGCAAATCCGCTTCCCCACATAGCATAGGTTTTGTATATCTTTATAATTGGTGAATTCCGTCTTGTTGGATATTGGATGGGTGTCGAACCTTGCAATTGGCCGAGCGGAAATTTTGGACGTTGCACCTCGCACTATGGAGGTAGCGAATCTTTTGAATGCCAATTTTACCAACTTGGAATTCTGTTTACTCTCCTTGATATACTCCTTGAGAAGTACTGGTAAGTCAGTGAAGCCCTCTTGGTCTCTGCAAGCTTCGAGCAAGCTGGTCACTTTAGTGTGAGTGATGTTAACGTCCCCTTCTCGGAGTTGACGATGTataatggttgcaaattgcGACTTACAGGCTTCGTACAGCTGAGTCCCTGCAGCATTAGCGACAATGAGACATGATCTTTGAGGGGATTTCACGGAAATAAATGTTCGGACATATTGTAAGAATGTTTCCAACGagagattttgaaggaaattCTTGTTGACCGGCTCTTCACATACCGTCCCTCCGAAGCGATATGTGCCGTTTATTATCTGATCGACCCTGCTCCAATGTGCCATGAATTCCGCAGTTTCTGGTTTATCTCCCGAGCCTTGCACAGGCTGTAGTGTCAGAAATAAGCCCGAGGGGGTATTGATGTGATTGGCATTCTGGTCGAGGGCTTGAATGAATGGTTCCAAAATTTCACTTTTAAAACGCTCTTCGGTGAGTTGGTTTAGGTTTTGCTCCAAGCGCCACAAGTACCCTTCTATCTCGTCAGCTAGTCGGTGACAATCAAATTCTCCACTAGGAATCGTGATGTGAATTCCAAAGGATTGGCGAAAAAACTTCATCCCTGTAAAAGCCATGTAAGCTAAACGTCGCTTTGTTCGTAGCTCGTTTAATGCTGTATGTGAGAGATAATGTTCGAACAAACGGCCCCAAGCATatacttcaagatcatTCCTGGGCCCAAGCTGTAAATAGTAAAATACAGTGTTTGCCGTATCATCTGTGCCTCCTTGCAGTGAAAACATTAAATTTCGTCCATCGGGAAGAAAGTAGCTGGACGCATGACTTTGTTTGGCTAGTACGTTATATGAAGCAACTTGATTTTCCCCTAGGGAGACTGCGTCAATAATTTTTGTACGTTCTTCGTCGTCGATGTCTCCTTCAAATAAAAGCTGTGTAAATGGCTTTAATCTCAATAATTGTTCAGAAAGTGTTGTCAAGCTGTCCGTGTCATAAAGTTCCAAtgcttcaagtttttgatttgGAGTGATCAAATCCTTCTCAATAATAAGGTAGGCTGCAGAGAAAACCTTCCTCAAACCAGTTGCACTTTGCGTTTCTtctattctttttcttgtgttCACTCTAGCCCGTTTGAACTGTTGATATGCAATCTTTTCCTTGCAGCCAATCCGCATTCGTAACTGATCAAGTATGATTTGCAACAACGTCACACTGCTGCTCTTTGGCCCTGAAACCGATACGAGTATTGAGGGTTCACCAGTTACATTGACGAAAAACCCCCATGTGTGACCCAAGAGCTCATAGTGATAAAGCTTGTATCGTAGCTCTTCTCCGACGATTTCTGCAACTAGCTCTATTCCCACAATATTCTCGGGTGATTTTTCGATTTCACGAAGGTGAAAGGTCACAGTGATGTAAATCGACTCTTGATCCTCACCATCAGGGTCAATTTGCCATATCTCCGCAGCCTCATCAAACCAAACTAGGCATGGAtggttttctttggctctcaTACCTCTCACAAAACCAACATCATCGTTATCATCAGGATCGTTACTATTACCCCTTTTTCTCGAGTTTTCAACCAGCTCTTTGAGATTTGAGGAGATAGTTGGTAGTTCAAGACCCAAGTCAAGGTCCAAATTAATGAAAGTCATTGGTGTTGATTCCGTTATCTTTACGAACTCATATTGATAGTACGAATCAGTGGCTATTTCGTAATCTTCCATatttttcttgaagtgGTTGAGTGGAGTGAGATCCTTATGCGCCACGATTATACGTACGTTTTCTTCGGTGAAGCATTCTATGAACGCTTTTCGTAGTTGTTGCACGGTTTTGAGCCGACTCCCGTCTTCAAGCAAATCTCCGTACCCACGAACTATGTCTGGAAGTGCTAGGTCccctttttcaattttctcaCCATAGTCGCAAATTTCATCAACGAAGCATGCCTCGAcatttctttgcaaaaatagagtttcttcaagatcaagcaagTCACTAGCCACTTTTTCCAAATCGAATATGTTTGCCCTTACAACAGTATAGTTGACGAAGTAATGGAGTGTATCGATCACTTGAGGAAGGTTTTTCAAACCTAATGGTGTCAAGCCGATATCAACCACAAGCACATCATCATTCATGAACGTGTTTTGGCAGAATACCATGATGTCTGTGGCCCATCCCTTTTTGCGTTTTAAGTAATCGCAAACTGTGTTCATGGACTCGTCGCCAATTAGATTACAaatcaagctcttgagcCGCCCAATACCTGCTGTGTCAAAAATATGTTTCGATGGATAACATAGTCTTAGAAGTGTGTCCTTGGGAACCTTGAGAAAGATAGCCTTCGTCGTAggcagaaaaagaggagtGTCGGAATATCCATAAAGCTGGGGGCTGAAGTATATGTCATGATCAGAAACGAAGGAGGAATTTGATCCCCTCCAGTGGTCAAGTGAGGTTATCACCAAGTCGGAGAAGTGAGCTaccaaaagcttcttgaggtGATTTATCGATTGGGGGCCTTTCAAAACAAGTACCATTTTCCGTGTAGTGTAGAAGCGTTGGAAGTATGCACGTAAATACCTCTGCAAGGTCTTCGTGCCGAGAGCACTTAACGTATCCTTGTTGCCTGTTCCAAAGCGATGGAAGGCATGGTTTGGAGATGCAAGAAGACGAAGGGCGTGGAAAATTATTCTGTTCATGTCTTCCGTATTCCCTCgatgctcttcttccacagCATTAATTTCTCCCTTGATGTATTTCTCCTTGAACAATGggcatttgaaaaatgacgaaaaaatatcaagaacttggTCAATGATAAACACTGTTTCATCTGTTGACTTTGCAAACGACGAGAGCTCGAAGTGGTAGCATGTATGCTCCATCGTAGTGTAAGCGTTGGTAAAGCCACCTGCCGAAGATACGATTTGATTAAGATGGTTAGGAATTGGATATGTTCGTGTTCCTAAAAACAACATGTGCTCACATAGATGAGCAAGGCCAAGAGATTCATCTGGGTCATTAGCAGAACCACTGCCGACTATCATGGCAGCGGAAAAGAGATCGCTGCTCCTATCATTTATCAAAAACGTTCGAAGTCCATTAGACAACTCCACGAGTTGATACTTGCGGTGGGAATGAGACCGTGGAACATGTAACTTGACATCGATGTTTTTCACTTCGCTCACAAAAGTGTTCATAGTACCTCTTGCAAAGTTGTGTAGATGTGGACTTCATTTGGAGGTACTCAGTGGGTGCAAAACTTGCCCAAACGAGCCTCACAATGGGAGAACATGTTTCAGAATATGCAACATGAAACAGGATGGTGCCGGAGACAGATCCGAGAAAATCCTGTTAAACAGAAGAAACATTTCGAAGTGGACTTTTCTTTCAGAATATGCGCAATATCTTGAACTTGACTTGTATGAGCATGTCAATTCCCGGCAGACTTGTTTCGTCACCAccggctgcgaaaaagagagCGGACATGGAGAGGCACTACCTTAAAAAAGGAGACAAGATATTTTCTGACCATGATTTCCTACGGGACTTGGCTTTTAAGGGAACAATGTGATGGGGTAGTTTTCAATTGATGTTATCAACTTTGCGTGGTGCCTGATAGACGTGAGAGGCACGCTCCGGTTTGTAGCAAAAACCACCTGACCTTTTTCCACTAACGACATGACTTTCTAACGATCCCGACCCAAGTGGCAAGTGCAACTGTGTCTTCGTCTCCTTTTTATACTATACCGATGTCGACCATGCTTTGCATGAGTAAAcagtcaattgcaacatGTAACCGCCAAGTACTCAGGCGTACAGCGTACGAACCATTGAACTCGATCCTAAAACACATCGAATCGAACTCCTTGTTCAGCATTCATCTTacattcttctctcttccttttAATTATCatcttgtttttcttttacaTTTGAATTTTAAACAAGATGTTCTCAGGTTCTCAAAAGTTTTGTAAATATGCTACGCGATGGCGATACaccaaaacaaacaagGAGCCGCAACTCCACAAACAAACAAAGGCAAATattaaaagaaaagtaaCCAAACTATCGCAAAATAGGGGGcgaagaaaatgaagtaAGTTGTAATGAACAGCTGAACCTCATGAATTGATAATATCAAGTCCTTCTCTTACCTCATATTCACCGCTCTGAATATCACGTTATCGCCCGTTCggtttcgcagccagcTTTCCAAGGTCATGTTACCCAACGCAGTGACGCCTGCATTTAAGTGGTCATCAATCTTCCGTGCATTGACTGGTGCTCTGCTATTACGACAAAATCTACACAATTCTGCAACAGTATAAAGCAACTTTTCTGACCTTTTTTTGTAGGTCTCCTTAACCGACGATCAGCCTTAACCATGATTTACCTTGACGTTTGTAGAGAAGCCtgggtgcgaaaaagaaacgaGATAGACCTGCACACATACCGCCTTCGCAGGCTATCATGGGGAGCCACTGGCAAGCCCCTACTTTCATGCAGTACACCAATTGCGCAAGTCCAACTCCAAATTGTAAAAGAAacgttttcttccttctcgtcACTCATTCATCTTAAATAGCTTTCACATATCCATCAAATTGCTTTCACGAAATattttcatcaaatcaATAACAGACACTTTGGTAACATCTTCTTGCTTACCAGAACTCATTACTCTTGAACCTTTTATGATCAGTCATTAGTCACTCTTGAGGATTCCCATCAGAAAACCAACATCATGTCCAACCCTTACATATTTAACAACTATCAGCAATACTCCCCTCAAATGAATAATGCCCAAATGAACGCTTCGCCCACGTTTGCCAATTTGCAATACCTTGGCGGTCTGGCCAACTCAACAACTAGCTCCTCCTTGtcatcgtcctcgtcgGCCACTTCCTCCCTCACCTCCAACTATTCCTTACACAACTCAAGATTGAGATACTACTTGTCGAAGTCTTTTGACGCTGAGGATGACATGGAGTTTTGTCCCGACATTCCTGAGTCCTTCACCGCTGGCCACTCCAAGAAATTCAATCCTTACACGGCCAGTGTGTTTGCTCCGACTGCCTATCATGGTGAAGTACCTAGTCTGCCCAACAATCAGTCATCAGACTCTCCTAGAGCCACTACTTCTAGAATCAGAAAGCCTGTGGAAATCGTCAACCCCCACACGAAGGTGAGGATCACTTCTCCTGCTACTCACAAGTGAGTGAGGAAGTGGACGAGCGTATCCTTG
This window encodes:
- a CDS encoding U4/U6-U5 snRNP complex subunit PRP4 gives rise to the protein MQNDEIPVVNDPRTLKRNIEVTDVPTIDSEVRTVLRKLGEPITFFGEGPSERRERLLRFLQERPHTNIEFAEIEQTEDESMASEDEDDDEEFYTPGSEELEDARKKILKYSVDRAIARVNKEKEEAKTYDSFKVLKHRRYINSTLGDYELNGTDVLKGNTRAISVVRANCDDTVIACGSWDGNVYLLKRDEENLLSQKGKSGSGYHTEKVSALDWHPTDSTILATGGAEGYVNLWRYNEDEIVKPQLKLKASERRVPKVAFHPSGHYLASTSFDQTWKFWDIEKELELVEQEGHSKEVYACAIHPDGSLIATGDLDGVGRVWDLRSGRSIAVLNGHIQGLYSMDWSPNGQHLASASGDCSVKIWDMRKLTSVNVDTQLFSIPAHTKLVSEVRFFQNNSGPLAIAVTDESDENPSTLNVAGTFLATSSYDGTVKLWSADNWINVSTLKGHNDKVMSCDIGKQGTYIVSCGWDRTVKTWCKL
- the AXL1 gene encoding Axl1p, giving the protein MNTFVSEVKNIDVKLHVPRSHSHRKYQLVELSNGLRTFLINDRSSDLFSAAMIVGSGSANDPDESLGLAHLCEHMLFLGTRTYPIPNHLNQIVSSAGGFTNAYTTMEHTCYHFELSSFAKSTDETVFIIDQVLDIFSSFFKCPLFKEKYIKGEINAVEEEHRGNTEDMNRIIFHALRLLASPNHAFHRFGTGNKDTLSALGTKTLQRYLRAYFQRFYTTRKMVLVLKGPQSINHLKKLLVAHFSDLVITSLDHWRGSNSSFVSDHDIYFSPQLYGYSDTPLFSPTTKAIFLKVPKDTLLRLCYPSKHIFDTAGIGRLKSLICNLIGDESMNTVCDYLKRKKGWATDIMVFCQNTFMNDDVLVVDIGLTPLGLKNLPQVIDTLHYFVNYTVVRANIFDLEKVASDLLDLEETLFLQRNVEACFVDEICDYGEKIEKGDLALPDIVRGYGDLLEDGSRLKTVQQLRKAFIECFTEENVRIIVAHKDLTPLNHFKKNMEDYEIATDSYYQYEFVKITESTPMTFINLDLDLGLELPTISSNLKESVENSRKRGNSNDPDDNDDVGFVRGMRAKENHPCLVWFDEAAEIWQIDPDGEDQESIYITVTFHLREIEKSPENIVGIELVAEIVGEELRYKLYHYELLGHTWGFFVNVTGEPSILVSVSGPKSSSVTLLQIILDQLRMRIGCKEKIAYQQFKRARVNTRKRIEETQSATGLRKVFSAAYLIIEKDLITPNQKLEALELYDTDSLTTLSEQLLRLKPFTQLLFEGDIDDEERTKIIDAVSLGENQVASYNVLAKQSHASSYFLPDGRNLMFSSQGGTDDTANTVFYYLQLGPRNDLEVYAWGRLFEHYLSHTALNELRTKRRLAYMAFTGMKFFRQSFGIHITIPSGEFDCHRLADEIEGYLWRLEQNLNQLTEERFKSEILEPFIQALDQNANHINTPSGLFSTLQPVQGSGDKPETAEFMAHWSRVDQIINGTYRFGGTVCEEPVNKNFLQNLSLETFLQYVRTFISVKSPQRSCLIVANAAGTQSYEACKSQFATIIHRQLREGDVNITHTKVTSLLEACRDQEGFTDLPVLLKEYIKESKQNSKLVKLAFKRFATSIVRGATSKISARPIARFDTHPISNKTEFTNYKDIQNLCYVGKRICWHDKILSLESIAQG